A region of the Lysobacter sp. K5869 genome:
ACCGCGCGCGGATGCTGCATCAGCGTGCGCAGCGAACCTTCGCGGCGCGCCGGCGCATCGCCGGACTTGAGCTTGGCGAAGGATTCGGTTTCCTGCATGTTGCGGCGCAGGTACAGCGCGGTGATCGCGGCGATCGCGCCGATCGCGAAAGGGATGCGCCAGCCCCAGGACTTGAGCTGCTCTTCGCTGAGCACGAACTGCTGCAGCACGATCAGCACCAGCAGCGCGAGCAGCTGGCCCATGATCAGGGTGACGTAGAGGAAGCTCGACCAGAAGCCGCGGTTCTCGCGCGAGGACATCTCGCTCAGATAGGTGGCCGAGCTGCCGTATTCGCCGCCGACGCTCAGGCCCTGCATCAGCCGCGCCAGCACCAGCAGCACCGGCGCGAGCACGCCGATGGTTTCGTAGCCGGGAGTGAAGGTGATGATCAGCGAGCCGGCGCACATCAGCAGCACCGAGCGCATCAGCGCGGCGCGGCGGCCGTGGCGGTCGGCGTAGCGGCCGAACACCCAGCCGCCGAGCGGGCGCATCAGGAAGCCCACGGCGAAGATCGCGCCGGCGTTGAGCGCTTGCGAGATGCGGTCGCCGGAGGGGAAGAAGATATGGGCGAAGTAGAGCGAGAACGCGCTGTAGACGTACCAATCGTAGTACTCGACCAGATTGCCGACCGAGCCGGAGAAGATCGATTTCAGGCGTTGGCCCGGGGGCATGCTCGGGGCCGCGGCCGGGGCCTGGGCGGAAGTAATGGCGCTCACATCGACTCCTATCGCGAAGATCGTGGGGGGAGCGTCGGGCGTCGGTGCGTCGAACGCGTTCGCGGCAGCGCAGCGGGGCGTCCCCACACCCGGCGCCGATGGTGGGCGGCGGGGCGGGGAGGGCCAATAACACCTTAGGGTTAGGCATCGCGGCGGGCACGCCGCGATGCCGCGAAACCGCGGATTCATGCCGCAAAACGAGGGGTTCGGAGCGGTCCGGGCGGGTTAGCCAATTGGTCTTAGGCCGGGGCGGGCGCGGCGCGCGGGCGGCGTCGCCATCAGCGCGTCATCTGCGTTGCCCATGCTTGCGCGGATTTTTGCCCTGCGCCCCCGGAGAGTTTTCGATGAAGCACCCCAACGCCCACGCCGCGCTCGCGCTGGCCATCGCCGCCGCGCTGACCGCCGCGCCCGCTTACGCCGCCGACGACGCGGCCGCCACCGCCGACGCCGCCGGCGAATCCCGCGACGCCACCACGCTCGACGCGGTCTCGGTGATCGGCCTGGGCGAAACCCGGCAGGTGCAGCGGGTCAAGCTGGCCGACATCGAGAAGACCGTGGCCGGCACCAGCCCGCAGAAGATCCTCAACAAGCTGCCCGGCATCTCGGTGCAGTCCAACGACGCCTACGGCGCCAACGAGGAATCGCAGACCATCAGCCTGCGCGGCTTCAACCAGCGCCTGCTCGGCTACACCCTCGACGGCATTCCGCTCGGCGACAACAGCTACGGCAACTACAACGGCCTGGGCATCAGCCGCGCGCTGATCGGCGAAAACCTCGCCGGCGCCGAACTGGCCGCGGGCATCGGCTCGCTCGGCACCGCCTCCACCAGCAACCTCGGCGGCACCTTGCAGTATTTCTCGGCCGATCCGGAAGCCGAGTTCGGCCTGCGCGTGGCTCAAACCTTTGGTAGCGACAGCACTCGCCGCACCTACGCGCGCCTGGACACCGGCGAGCACGGCGGCTTCTCGATGTATCTGTCCGGCTCGCTGCTCAGCGCCGACATGTGGTCGCGCCCGCACGACAACCAGGATCAGAACCAGGTCAACGTCAAGGCGCTCTACACCTTCGGCGACGGCAACCGCATCAGCGCGTTCCTGTCCAGCGCCGAAACCAGCCAGGCCAACTACGCCTATCTGTCCAAGGCGCTGCTCGCGCGCGGCGCGGATTGGGACTGGAACCTGTACAAGCCGGATTGGCAGCGCGCGCTCAACGCCGCGTACTGCGCGCCCAAGCCGTGGCCGGCGAACAAGGCCGGCGACCGCCGCTGCAAGTTCGAATCGCCGGCGGCGACCATCGACGACGCCTACTACGCCAGCCGCGCGCTGCGCACCGACCATCTGGCCGCGCTGGCCGGCGAGTTCAACCTCGGCGAAGGCCTGCGCCTGAACGCGCAGACCTACTACCACGACGACCGCGGCCAGGGCCATTGGTGGTCGCCGGGCAACTGGTCGTACCCGAACACCGCCAAGGAGATTCCGATCTCGATCCGCAGCACCAACTACGGCATCAACCGCTACGGCGCGATGGCCTCGTTGAACTGGGACGTCGGCATCCACCGCCTCCAGGGCGGCGTCTGGTACGAGAGCAACCACCACGACGTGCAGCGCAACTTCTATTTCATCGACGGCCCGGTCAACGACGACCGCTTCCTCAACGATCCCGACCGTCGCCTGTTCTTCCAGAAATACCGCATCACCACCCGCCAGGCCTATTTGCAGGACACCATGAGCCTGCTCGACGGCCGCCTGACCGTGGACGTCGGCGCCAAGAGCACCCAGGTCGACATGCGCGCGACCCAGGTGCCGTCGAAGATGATGGAAGTGCCCAACGCCAGCGGCCGCCTGGAAACCAAGGACCACTTCCTGCCGCAGCTCGGCGTGGGCTACAAGCTCGGCGAAGGCCGCGAAGTGTTCGCCGCCTACACCGAGAACGTCGCCGCCTTCGTCGGCGGCGGCGCGGGCGGCCCGCTGGCGATCAATCAGGCCGCGTTCGACGCGCAGAAGGCCGATCTGAAGCCGGAAGAATCCAAGACCCTGGAAGCCGGCTACCGTCAGGTCGGCGAGACCTATCAGGCCTCGCTGAGCGTCTACAAGGTGCGCTTCGACAACCGCCTGCTCTCGCTCAACCCGTGTTCGAGCATCGAAGCCGGCACGCGTCCGGAGTGCATCACCAAGTTCTTCAACGTCGGTTCGGTCGACAGCTACGGCAGCGAGCTGGTCTTCATCTGGAAGCCGATCGACGGCCTGCAGTGGTACAACGCGCTGTCGTGGAACAAGTCGACCTACGAGGACAACTACATCGACGGCGGCAAGGTCGTGCCGACCAGCGGCAAGCGCGTGGTCGACGTGCCCGACACCATGTTCTCCAGCGAAGTCAGCTACAGCCGCGGCCCGTGGCTGGCCAGCGTCAGCGGCAAGTACACCGGCAAGCGCTACTACACGTATCTCAACGACAACGGCTTCGGCGGCTACACCACCTTCGACGCCGCGCTGCGCTACACCTTCGATGCGATGGGCCCGCTGCGCCAGTGGTCGGTCTCGCTCAACGCCAGCAACTTCACCGACAAGCGCACCGCGAGCAACCTGACCGCGTTCAGCGCTTCGGACCCGCAGGGCAAGACCTACGCCTTCCACGCCAACGCGCCGCGGCAGGTGTTCCTGACCATCGACGCGCGCTTCTGAGGTCCGCGCGGCCGCCGGCGCGAGCCGGCGGCCGCGAGGCCCGACTTGTAGGAGCGGCGTGAGCCGCGACCGCGACAACGCAACTACGCCGGAATTTTCGCGGTGGTTGCGTTGTCGCGGTCGCGGCTCGCGCCGCTCCTACAGGGGGCGTCCGGTTTCGCGTTGGGCTCGGGCGGCGACAAGAGCCGCCGCGCTCACTCCGTCGCGCCTTGCGACCAGCGCGCCACCGCGCGCTGCAACGCACCCTCGTCGCGCACCACCACATGCCGGTAGCGCAGTGCGATCCAGCCGCGTTGCTCCCAGGCCTTGAGCTGCTTGCTCACGCTCTGCCGGGTCGCGCCGAGCATGTTGGCCAGATCGTCCTGCGGCAGCGGCAGATCGATCAGCCGGCCGTGCTCGCGCTCCACGCCGTACACCCGCGCCAGCTCCAGCAGGCGCTTGCCCAGGCGCGCGGCCAGCGGCAGGGTGAGCGCGTCTTCGACGTATTCCAGCGCGGTGCGCAGCTTGCGGCACAGCAGCCGGGTGAAGCCGCGGTACAACTCGGGGTGTTGCTCCAGCAGCGCCAGGAACCGTGCGCGCGGCAGCAACAAGATGTCGCTGTCGCCGGCGGCGCGCGCGTCCTGCGGGCGCGGCTGGCCGTCGAACATCGACACTTCGCCGAACCAACTGCCGGGTTCGAACTGCACGATCAGCATCTCGCGTCCGCTCGCGGTCGGCACGCTCAGGCGGATGCGGCCGGACACCACGCCGTACAAACCCTCGGCCGCGTCGCCGCGCGCGTACAGCAGCTCGCCGTCGCGCAGGCGCCGGCGCACCGACATGGCCTGCAGGTGCGCGACGACTTCGGGCGAGAGGTCGCGCAACCAGGGATCGGCGGGCAGGGGGGGCGAATCGGGCATGGCAGCGGTTTGGCCGGGGACTGCGCCGATTCTGGCGCGTTTCCGGCGGCGCTGCCGGATCTTGGCTTCAGGCGCCGCGGCCGTAGCGTCGCGTTCGAAGCGCAGCGGCCTGGGCGCGAGCGTCGTGACGCCGCCGCGGTAGGGCCGCGTCGCCGTCGCGAACCCGGGCCGCCGCGTCGTGCAGTGGCCCGGCGAAACGAAGCGAGGCCGCCGCGTCGCGCCGCGGCCCGATGAAACGAAACGAGGCGGCCGCGGCCGCCTCGCCTCAACGCCAGTCGATGTGTCCGCGCACCACGTTGCTGACCCGGCCGCCGGACCACACCTCGCCGTCCGCGTCCACGCGCAACTGCAAGCGCGCATCGAAGCCGACTTCG
Encoded here:
- a CDS encoding TonB-dependent receptor codes for the protein MKHPNAHAALALAIAAALTAAPAYAADDAAATADAAGESRDATTLDAVSVIGLGETRQVQRVKLADIEKTVAGTSPQKILNKLPGISVQSNDAYGANEESQTISLRGFNQRLLGYTLDGIPLGDNSYGNYNGLGISRALIGENLAGAELAAGIGSLGTASTSNLGGTLQYFSADPEAEFGLRVAQTFGSDSTRRTYARLDTGEHGGFSMYLSGSLLSADMWSRPHDNQDQNQVNVKALYTFGDGNRISAFLSSAETSQANYAYLSKALLARGADWDWNLYKPDWQRALNAAYCAPKPWPANKAGDRRCKFESPAATIDDAYYASRALRTDHLAALAGEFNLGEGLRLNAQTYYHDDRGQGHWWSPGNWSYPNTAKEIPISIRSTNYGINRYGAMASLNWDVGIHRLQGGVWYESNHHDVQRNFYFIDGPVNDDRFLNDPDRRLFFQKYRITTRQAYLQDTMSLLDGRLTVDVGAKSTQVDMRATQVPSKMMEVPNASGRLETKDHFLPQLGVGYKLGEGREVFAAYTENVAAFVGGGAGGPLAINQAAFDAQKADLKPEESKTLEAGYRQVGETYQASLSVYKVRFDNRLLSLNPCSSIEAGTRPECITKFFNVGSVDSYGSELVFIWKPIDGLQWYNALSWNKSTYEDNYIDGGKVVPTSGKRVVDVPDTMFSSEVSYSRGPWLASVSGKYTGKRYYTYLNDNGFGGYTTFDAALRYTFDAMGPLRQWSVSLNASNFTDKRTASNLTAFSASDPQGKTYAFHANAPRQVFLTIDARF
- a CDS encoding MFS transporter, whose product is MSAITSAQAPAAAPSMPPGQRLKSIFSGSVGNLVEYYDWYVYSAFSLYFAHIFFPSGDRISQALNAGAIFAVGFLMRPLGGWVFGRYADRHGRRAALMRSVLLMCAGSLIITFTPGYETIGVLAPVLLVLARLMQGLSVGGEYGSSATYLSEMSSRENRGFWSSFLYVTLIMGQLLALLVLIVLQQFVLSEEQLKSWGWRIPFAIGAIAAITALYLRRNMQETESFAKLKSGDAPARREGSLRTLMQHPRAVLTVVGLTMGGTLAFYTYTNYMLKFLTISTGFDKETASLINAGTLFVYMLLQPLVGALSDRIGRRPILIAFGVLGTILTVPVMHWIRGAQTPMEAFWLIMILLAAVSGYTAINAVVKAELFPVEIRALGVGLPYALTVALFGGTAEPVALWFKKIGLETGFFWYVSACILCSLLVYALMPDTRKHSTIDRD
- a CDS encoding Crp/Fnr family transcriptional regulator, producing MPDSPPLPADPWLRDLSPEVVAHLQAMSVRRRLRDGELLYARGDAAEGLYGVVSGRIRLSVPTASGREMLIVQFEPGSWFGEVSMFDGQPRPQDARAAGDSDILLLPRARFLALLEQHPELYRGFTRLLCRKLRTALEYVEDALTLPLAARLGKRLLELARVYGVEREHGRLIDLPLPQDDLANMLGATRQSVSKQLKAWEQRGWIALRYRHVVVRDEGALQRAVARWSQGATE